In Candidatus Bathyarchaeia archaeon, the following are encoded in one genomic region:
- a CDS encoding ferredoxin yields MKVTINREGCIGCGVCEALCPEVFKLLEDTKSSIVEKYRKGSPSEGEVDDSLSACVESAKTSCPVEVISTQ; encoded by the coding sequence TTGAAAGTCACCATCAACCGAGAAGGATGCATAGGATGCGGCGTATGCGAAGCTCTCTGTCCCGAAGTCTTCAAACTATTAGAAGACACAAAATCAAGCATAGTCGAAAAATACAGAAAAGGCAGCCCAAGCGAAGGAGAAGTTGACGACAGCTTAAGTGCATGCGTAGAAAGCGCCAAAACCTCTTGTCCAGTTGAAGTTATAAGCACACAATAG
- a CDS encoding copper-translocating P-type ATPase — MSGHHHHAHHMQEFKNKFLVSLILTIPILLLSTMIQEWFPPLQILKIPYQSYILLALSTIVYVYGGWPFLKGLIEEVKARQPGMMTLIGMAITVAFFYSAGTVIFQLGMDFFWELATLIDVMLLGHWIEAKSVMGASMALEELVRIMPTTAHLLKNGEIVDVPVAQLKTGDVVLVRPGEKIPSDGVVVEGESYVNEALLTGESKPVHKELKDKVIGGAINAEGVLKVKIERVGEETYLSQVIKLVKQAQESKSRTQDLANRAAALLFYVAVAMGIVTYAVWSLMGSSFMALERTVTVLVIACPHALGLAIPLVVALSTSITAKSGVLIRDRKAFEMVKDVNAVVFDKTGTLTSGKFGVSDIVSFIPENELLELTSSVELNSEHIIAKAVVEYAKEKGVETPQAKEFKALPGRGAYGKVGKKEVYVGSVNLLQDMKIDVNDPKIKKLQEQGKTVIFTVVNGKLAGALALSDKIREESLEAIKKLKEKGIRVYMLTGDSEEVARWVGKELGIDDYFAQVLPDKKAEKIKALREKGFKVAMVGDGINDAPALVTADVGIAIGAGTDVAIESADIILVRNDPRDVPKVIDLSKKTYSKMVQNLWWAAGYNIVTIPLAAGILSGFGVVLHPAIGAVIMSLSTVIVAFNAQTLRKYEPKGVQFMEKKQLVTDPVCGMKIEPETAYSKVEYEGRTVYFCSKHCEEEFKRNPKKYASKVKK, encoded by the coding sequence ATGTCTGGGCATCATCACCACGCTCACCACATGCAAGAATTCAAAAACAAATTTCTAGTCTCCTTAATCCTAACAATCCCAATACTGCTACTTTCAACAATGATTCAAGAATGGTTTCCACCACTCCAAATCCTAAAAATACCCTACCAATCCTACATCCTACTAGCCCTATCCACAATTGTTTATGTTTATGGCGGATGGCCATTTCTGAAAGGCTTAATTGAAGAAGTAAAAGCCAGACAGCCCGGAATGATGACGCTAATAGGAATGGCAATAACAGTTGCATTCTTCTATTCAGCAGGCACGGTCATCTTTCAATTAGGCATGGACTTTTTCTGGGAACTCGCCACATTAATTGACGTGATGCTTCTTGGACACTGGATAGAAGCGAAAAGCGTAATGGGCGCTTCCATGGCGCTGGAAGAACTCGTTAGAATAATGCCCACAACCGCGCATTTATTGAAAAATGGCGAAATCGTGGACGTTCCAGTCGCGCAATTGAAAACCGGCGACGTTGTTCTTGTTCGCCCCGGCGAGAAAATACCTTCTGACGGCGTGGTTGTTGAAGGTGAATCCTACGTTAACGAGGCTCTTTTAACTGGCGAGTCAAAACCCGTCCACAAAGAATTAAAAGACAAGGTAATAGGCGGCGCCATAAATGCTGAAGGTGTTTTGAAAGTAAAAATAGAACGGGTAGGCGAAGAAACCTACTTATCGCAAGTAATCAAACTAGTTAAGCAGGCGCAGGAAAGCAAGTCTCGAACGCAGGATTTGGCAAACCGCGCTGCCGCGTTGCTCTTTTACGTAGCAGTTGCGATGGGAATAGTAACGTATGCTGTTTGGTCTCTGATGGGTAGTTCTTTCATGGCGCTTGAAAGAACAGTGACTGTGTTAGTAATTGCTTGTCCGCACGCGCTTGGTTTGGCAATACCGCTGGTTGTTGCTCTTTCCACATCGATAACCGCGAAGAGCGGCGTTCTCATCCGTGACAGAAAAGCCTTCGAAATGGTTAAAGATGTAAACGCGGTGGTTTTTGACAAGACTGGAACGTTGACTTCTGGCAAGTTCGGCGTCAGCGATATAGTCTCGTTCATTCCAGAAAATGAACTGTTAGAATTAACCTCAAGCGTTGAGCTAAACTCTGAACACATCATAGCCAAAGCCGTGGTAGAATATGCCAAAGAAAAAGGCGTAGAAACTCCTCAAGCTAAGGAATTTAAGGCTTTACCTGGCAGAGGCGCCTACGGAAAAGTAGGCAAAAAAGAAGTTTACGTGGGAAGCGTAAACCTTCTCCAAGACATGAAAATCGACGTGAACGACCCGAAAATAAAAAAATTGCAAGAACAAGGCAAAACCGTGATTTTCACAGTTGTCAATGGAAAACTTGCCGGCGCCTTAGCGCTTTCTGATAAGATACGTGAAGAATCCCTTGAAGCCATCAAAAAATTGAAGGAAAAGGGCATAAGAGTTTACATGTTAACTGGAGATTCTGAAGAAGTAGCCCGCTGGGTTGGAAAAGAACTAGGCATAGACGACTATTTTGCTCAAGTTCTTCCAGACAAAAAAGCAGAAAAAATCAAAGCATTAAGAGAAAAAGGCTTCAAGGTCGCCATGGTTGGTGATGGTATTAACGATGCTCCAGCACTTGTCACAGCAGACGTCGGCATCGCCATAGGCGCCGGAACAGACGTCGCAATCGAAAGCGCAGACATAATCCTTGTAAGAAATGACCCGCGCGATGTTCCGAAAGTTATTGACCTTTCCAAAAAGACTTATTCTAAAATGGTTCAGAATTTATGGTGGGCTGCAGGATACAATATTGTAACAATACCGTTAGCGGCTGGAATCTTGTCTGGCTTTGGCGTTGTGTTGCATCCTGCGATTGGCGCGGTTATAATGTCACTTAGCACGGTGATAGTGGCATTTAACGCTCAGACTTTAAGGAAATATGAACCAAAGGGGGTGCAGTTTATGGAGAAAAAGCAGTTAGTTACTGATCCAGTGTGTGGAATGAAAATAGAGCCTGAAACAGCCTATAGCAAAGTCGAGTATGAAGGACGCACTGTGTATTTCTGTTCGAAGCACTGTGAAGAAGAATTCAAAAGAAATCCGAAAAAGTACGCATCAAAAGTGAAAAAGTAG